A single region of the Brachypodium distachyon strain Bd21 chromosome 3, Brachypodium_distachyon_v3.0, whole genome shotgun sequence genome encodes:
- the LOC112268559 gene encoding zinc finger BED domain-containing protein DAYSLEEPER-like isoform X1: protein MPVRWNSTYTMLGTALYFKSVFAWFAERDSIFKSHFLPTADEWDKLATMHSFLETFYDVTLVFSGTKYHTSNLYFKCVFMVHTRLLEAHAARQQFMASMLTDMKTKFDKYWADYSVFLSCAAVLDPRYKLGFIRYCYNKLYQRDEAQRRLAEVRATLVNLFDEYRGFSANMSSSSVATCDSDVGNSGFFNDYEQFMSTSRTHEERSQLDMYLDEPARGLNEKLDVLEYWSKSSMRYPELAAMARDVLVVPVSSVASESAFSMSRKVITVNRASLKPKTAEAIMCLQDWYHIKWVGKRKGKSKGNLQMPIVMTTSSHQILKMMAADLLLKKMVLAAAVDATKWFFLHVVCDL from the exons ATGCCCGTCCGTTGGAATTCAACCTACACTATGCTTGGAACAGCTTTATACTTCAAATCTGTTTTTGCATGGTTTGCCGAAAGGGATAGCATTTTCAAGTCACATTTCTTACCAACTGCTGATGAGTGGGATAAGCTTGCCACAATGCATAGTTTTTTGGAGACTTTCTATGATGTGACATTGGTATTTTCTGGCACAAAATATCATACTTCCAATCTGTACTTTAAGTGTGTTTTCATGGTGCACACTCGTTTATTGGAGGCACATGCTGCTAGGCAACAGTTCATGGCTTCAATGTTGACTGATATGAAAACAAAGTTTGATAAGTATTGGGCTGATTATAGTGTGTTCTTATCTTGTGCTGCTGTTCTTGATCCCCGCTATAAATTGGGCTTTATAAGATATTGCTACAACAAACTCTATCAAAGGGATGAAGCCCAACGCCGACTAGCTGAAGTTAGAGCTACTTTGGTCAATCTTTTTGATGAATATAGAGGGTTTTCTGCCAACATGTCTTCATCTAGTGTTGCTACTTGTGACAGTGATGTTGGTAATTCTGGGTTTTTTAATGACTATGAACAGTTTATGAGCACTAGCCGAACGCATGAAGAGAGGTCACAGTTAGATATGTACTTGGATGAACCGGCTAGAGGCTTGAATGAGAAGTTGGATGTTTTGGAGTATTGGAGCAAGTCATCCATGCGATATCCTGAGCTAGCAGCCATGGCTCGTGATGTTCTAGTTGTTCCTGTGTCAAGTGTAGCTTCAGAATCAGCTTTTAGTATGAGTCGTAAAGTCATTACCGTTAACCGAGCATCACTCAAGCCCAAGACGGCTGAAGCTATAATGTGTCTACAGGATTGGTACCACATTAAATGG GTGGGGAAGAGGAAAGGGAAAAGCAAGGGCAATCTTCAAATGCCAATCGTAATGACAACGAGCTCTCATCAGATTCTAAAGATGATGGCTGCTGATCTCTTGTTGAAGAAGATGGTGttggctgctgctgttgatGCTACAAAATGGTTCTTTTTACATGTTGTTTGTGATTTGTGA